Proteins from a genomic interval of Oncorhynchus gorbuscha isolate QuinsamMale2020 ecotype Even-year unplaced genomic scaffold, OgorEven_v1.0 Un_scaffold_4712, whole genome shotgun sequence:
- the LOC124028719 gene encoding protein diaphanous homolog 3-like, which yields MPPPPPPPPLPGCGPPPPPGVPPPFGCPPPPPPPPGFCGLGSPTHNTLPFGLRPKKQFKLETSMKRLNWSKIRPQEMSESCFWVVANEDRYDNPDLLNRLAHTFGSYRP from the exons atgcctcctccccctcctcctccccccctcccaggCTGCGGCCCACCTCCCCCGCCAGGAGTGCCTCCCCCGTTCGGttgcccccctccccctcctcctccaccgggGTTCTGTGGGCTGGGCTCGCCTACCCACAACACCTTGCCTTTCGGACTCCGGCCCAAGAAGCAGTTCAAGCTTGAGACTTCCATGAAGCGCCTCAACTGGTCCAAG ATCCGCCCCCAGGAGATGTCCGAGAGCTGTTTCTGGGTGGTGGCTAACGAGGATCGCTATGACAACCCGGACCTGCTCAACAGACTGGCGCACACCTTTGGCTCCTACAGACCAG